The following are encoded together in the Microterricola viridarii genome:
- a CDS encoding NAD-dependent epimerase/dehydratase family protein, whose protein sequence is MRILILGGTAWLGREIAGQALARGYGVTCLARGESGDVPVGAELIAVDRASPDAYADAAHRQWDAVVELSWQPGFARAALSELGGRADHWTLISSTSVYAAADQIDADESAELFAPFVGDRATKADYGSAKAAVELASRAARGDTLFVVRPGVIGGPGDESGRSGAWVARAARAPEQPMLVAAESATPTQIVDVRDLATFVLDSAERGALGTVNTVGPIVPLGEWVELSRRVGGHEAETIAAPSAWLLAQGVEEFMGEESVALWLADPDFAGFSARSGRAAVAAGLRHRPRAELVADVLRWEHQRGLDRPRGAGLSAAREAELLKLLAREP, encoded by the coding sequence ATGCGGATTCTGATTTTGGGCGGCACGGCCTGGCTCGGCCGAGAGATCGCCGGACAGGCGCTGGCGCGGGGGTACGGGGTCACCTGCCTGGCCCGCGGCGAATCCGGCGACGTTCCGGTCGGTGCAGAGCTCATCGCAGTCGATCGCGCGAGCCCCGACGCCTACGCGGATGCCGCGCACCGGCAGTGGGACGCCGTGGTCGAGCTCTCCTGGCAGCCGGGTTTCGCGCGTGCCGCCCTCTCCGAGCTCGGCGGCCGGGCCGACCACTGGACGCTCATCTCGTCGACCAGCGTCTATGCCGCGGCCGACCAGATCGATGCGGACGAGTCGGCCGAGCTGTTCGCCCCCTTCGTCGGCGATCGCGCGACGAAGGCCGACTACGGCAGCGCCAAGGCGGCCGTCGAGCTCGCCTCCCGCGCCGCGCGGGGCGACACGTTGTTCGTCGTGCGGCCGGGTGTGATCGGCGGCCCCGGCGATGAGAGCGGGCGCAGCGGCGCCTGGGTGGCCCGCGCGGCCCGGGCGCCGGAGCAACCGATGCTGGTCGCCGCCGAGTCGGCGACGCCGACCCAGATCGTCGACGTGCGCGACCTCGCCACGTTCGTGCTCGACTCGGCAGAGCGCGGTGCTCTCGGCACAGTCAATACGGTGGGCCCGATCGTGCCGCTCGGCGAGTGGGTCGAACTCAGCCGGCGCGTCGGCGGGCACGAGGCGGAGACGATCGCCGCGCCATCCGCGTGGCTCCTGGCCCAGGGCGTCGAGGAGTTCATGGGCGAGGAGTCGGTGGCCCTCTGGCTGGCCGACCCCGACTTCGCCGGGTTCTCCGCCCGCTCCGGCCGGGCTGCGGTCGCCGCGGGGCTGCGCCATCGCCCCCGCGCTGAGTTGGTGGCCGATGTGCTGCGCTGGGAGCACCAGCGCGGGCTGGACCGCCCGCGGGGCGCCGGGCTGAGCGCCGCGCGCGAGGCCGAACTGCTGAAGCTCCTCGCCCGAGAGCCCTAA
- a CDS encoding arginase family protein yields MDLALIGLPAWRTSLSTTNAGETPDAIRAVLPRYSDALIADRGVRGDIRSLADLTIVDLGNVHEPDGPEGEKRALAAVARAAGLADMVVALGGDNSVTVASALGVWGEALPSAGLITLDAHYDLRDGVNNGSPVRRLVEAGLDGGRIVQIGIADFANSRRYAERARDYGITVVHRDELHRRPMADVMAEALDIAGSAGGPVHVDLDVDVCDRSVAPGCPASVPGGISAYELRQAARTAGADPRVRSVDIAEVDATADAADGRTVRLAALCVLEVAAGLALR; encoded by the coding sequence ATCGACCTGGCCCTGATCGGGTTGCCGGCCTGGCGCACCTCACTCTCCACCACGAACGCGGGGGAGACCCCGGACGCGATCCGCGCCGTGCTGCCGCGCTACTCCGACGCGCTGATCGCCGACCGCGGTGTGCGCGGCGACATCCGCAGCCTGGCCGATCTGACGATCGTCGACCTCGGCAACGTGCACGAACCCGACGGGCCGGAGGGCGAGAAGCGGGCGCTCGCCGCTGTCGCGCGGGCCGCCGGCCTGGCCGACATGGTGGTCGCCCTCGGCGGCGACAACTCGGTGACCGTCGCCTCGGCGCTGGGTGTGTGGGGCGAGGCGCTGCCGAGCGCCGGGCTGATCACCCTGGACGCCCACTACGACCTGCGCGACGGCGTGAACAACGGCTCGCCCGTGCGGCGGCTCGTCGAGGCGGGCCTGGACGGCGGCCGGATCGTGCAGATCGGCATCGCCGACTTCGCGAACTCCCGGCGCTACGCCGAGCGCGCGCGCGACTACGGCATCACTGTCGTGCACCGCGACGAGCTGCACCGTCGCCCGATGGCCGACGTCATGGCCGAGGCGCTCGACATCGCCGGCTCGGCGGGTGGCCCGGTGCACGTCGACCTGGACGTGGACGTCTGCGACCGCTCTGTCGCGCCGGGCTGCCCGGCATCCGTGCCCGGTGGAATCTCGGCCTACGAGCTGCGCCAGGCCGCGCGCACTGCCGGTGCTGACCCGCGGGTGCGCTCCGTCGACATCGCCGAGGTCGACGCGACGGCGGATGCCGCGGACGGCCGCACCGTGCGCTTGGCCGCCCTCTGCGTGCTCGAGGTCGCCGCCGGGCTCGCCCTGCGCTGA
- a CDS encoding NUDIX hydrolase, with product MATPDFVLALREKIGTAPLWLSGATAVVLRARSASDSAASGSAASDSAASGSHEVLLVRRADNGAWTPVTGIIDPGEEPADAAAREVLEEAGVVAEVERLAWVQSLPERAYVNGDRAAYLDLVFRCRWVSGQPHPADGENTDAAWFPLDALPEMSPNMRERIAEALKPAGPTRFNRT from the coding sequence ATGGCCACCCCCGACTTCGTTCTCGCCCTGCGCGAGAAGATCGGCACCGCCCCGCTCTGGCTGAGCGGGGCGACCGCCGTCGTGCTGCGCGCGAGGTCGGCATCCGACAGCGCGGCGTCCGGCAGCGCGGCATCCGACAGTGCGGCGTCCGGCAGCCACGAGGTGCTGCTCGTGCGCCGTGCCGACAACGGCGCCTGGACACCCGTCACCGGAATCATCGACCCGGGGGAGGAGCCGGCGGATGCCGCTGCCCGCGAGGTGCTCGAGGAGGCCGGCGTCGTCGCCGAGGTGGAGCGCCTCGCCTGGGTGCAGTCGCTGCCGGAGCGCGCCTACGTCAACGGTGACCGGGCCGCCTACCTCGATCTGGTCTTCCGTTGCCGCTGGGTGAGCGGGCAGCCGCACCCGGCGGACGGCGAGAACACCGACGCGGCCTGGTTCCCACTCGACGCACTGCCGGAGATGTCGCCGAACATGCGCGAGCGCATCGCCGAGGCGCTGAAGCCGGCCGGCCCCACTCGTTTCAACCGTACCTAG
- a CDS encoding efflux RND transporter permease subunit, with product MHLLAALSMKNRALIALITVVVMIFGGLALTSLKQELAPSIAFPQLAIMTSYPGASPDVVNTDVSTPIETAIQGITGLESTSTSSETGVSIVNASFTYGTDLAFAEQKLLSAINRISKELPSGADPQVLALSLDDFPVIQVAVTGATDVSALSDEISRTTLGELQDIKGVREASIVGKVGQRVTITPNPAELAARGLTVTAITDALSQNGVLLPGGSITENDKTFSVQTGSRITSIDELAALPVLGATTGGFEPQLTTISEVASVALEDNPTTSISRVNGQSALTIAITKLPAANTVEVSTAVRDMLPSLQSSLDRTNPGATFTVVFDQAPFIEQSIESLAVEGALGLLFAVLVILLFLLSVRATLVTAISIPTSVMITFIGLQAADYTLNILTLGALTIAIGRVVDDSIVVIENIKRHLVAGPDKAATIVKAVKEVAGAITASTITTVAVFVPIALVEGVTGELFRPFSLTVTIALLASLLVALTIVPVLAYWLLKPSQAHKHSGMSTEALAEETGIDELEHPSRLQKGYLPIIRWTLNHGVATLLVAVLILGGTIALLPLMKTNFLGDSGQNTFQVSQELPVGTSLAALDTASTGVEKTLRETDGVEIVQTSIGGGTGLQAVFGGGSSSITYSITTADGSDNAAIQASVRTELDKLKDVGTITIASSSGFGASSDIEVDITASSAADLQQATDTIQAAVKKLDSVSQTSSNLSESRTYIGVQVDRDAAAQAGYSEVALGSVVSQAMQPRQAGTVVIDENTLTIYIASENPPATIEALAALEVQTVAGPVQLDSLATVAQVEGPASITTVRGLRSATVTATPNSDDLGTASAEVSQAVKAADIPAGTTASIGGVTADQADAFSQLGLALLVAILIVYMVMVATFRSLLQPLLLLVSVPFAATGAIALQVISGVPLGVASLIGVLMLIGIVVTNAIVLIDLVNQYRDRGMTVRDALEHGSSRRLRPILMTALATIFALLPMALGITGHGGFISQPLALVVIGGLVSSTALTLVVLPVLYSLVEGGREKRKLRKAAAAEDAGPAAEPEPAPAPAG from the coding sequence ATGCACCTTCTCGCTGCGCTCTCGATGAAGAACCGCGCGCTGATCGCCCTGATCACGGTTGTCGTGATGATCTTTGGCGGACTCGCCCTCACCAGCCTCAAGCAGGAGCTTGCGCCGTCGATCGCCTTCCCGCAGCTGGCGATCATGACGAGCTACCCCGGAGCATCGCCCGACGTGGTCAATACCGACGTGTCCACGCCGATCGAGACCGCGATCCAGGGCATCACCGGCCTGGAGTCCACCTCGACCAGCAGCGAGACGGGCGTCTCGATCGTCAACGCCTCCTTCACCTACGGCACCGACCTGGCCTTCGCCGAGCAGAAGCTGCTCAGCGCGATCAACCGCATCTCCAAGGAGCTGCCCTCCGGTGCCGACCCGCAGGTGTTGGCGCTCAGCCTCGACGATTTCCCGGTCATCCAGGTGGCCGTCACCGGTGCCACCGACGTCAGCGCGCTCTCGGACGAGATCTCCCGCACCACGCTCGGGGAGCTGCAAGACATCAAGGGCGTGCGCGAGGCCAGCATCGTCGGCAAGGTCGGCCAGCGGGTCACCATCACGCCGAATCCGGCCGAGCTCGCCGCCCGCGGGCTCACCGTTACCGCGATCACCGACGCCCTCTCGCAGAACGGCGTGCTGCTGCCCGGCGGCTCGATCACCGAGAACGACAAGACGTTCTCGGTGCAGACCGGCTCCCGCATCACCAGCATCGACGAGCTCGCCGCACTGCCCGTGCTCGGCGCCACCACGGGCGGCTTCGAGCCGCAGCTCACGACGATCTCCGAGGTAGCATCCGTCGCCCTGGAAGACAACCCGACCACCAGCATCTCCCGCGTGAACGGCCAGAGCGCCCTGACGATTGCGATCACCAAGCTGCCGGCGGCCAACACCGTCGAGGTGTCGACGGCCGTGCGCGACATGCTGCCGTCGCTGCAGAGCTCACTCGATCGCACCAACCCCGGCGCCACCTTCACCGTCGTGTTCGACCAAGCCCCGTTCATCGAGCAGTCGATCGAGTCGCTCGCCGTCGAGGGCGCGCTCGGCCTGCTCTTCGCCGTGCTCGTCATCCTGCTCTTCCTGCTCTCCGTGCGCGCCACCCTCGTCACGGCGATCTCCATCCCGACCTCGGTGATGATCACGTTCATCGGCCTGCAGGCCGCCGACTACACGCTCAACATCCTCACGCTCGGCGCGCTCACCATCGCGATCGGCCGCGTCGTGGACGACTCCATCGTCGTGATCGAGAACATCAAACGGCACCTCGTGGCCGGGCCGGACAAGGCGGCCACCATCGTCAAGGCCGTCAAGGAGGTGGCCGGCGCCATCACCGCGTCGACCATCACCACGGTCGCGGTGTTCGTGCCGATCGCGCTCGTGGAGGGCGTCACCGGCGAGCTGTTCCGGCCGTTCTCGCTCACCGTGACGATCGCGCTGCTCGCCTCCTTGCTCGTCGCCCTCACCATCGTGCCGGTGCTCGCCTACTGGCTGCTGAAGCCATCGCAGGCGCACAAGCACTCCGGCATGTCAACAGAGGCGTTGGCCGAGGAGACGGGCATCGACGAGTTGGAGCACCCCTCGCGCCTGCAGAAGGGCTACCTGCCGATCATCCGCTGGACCCTCAACCACGGCGTCGCCACCCTGCTGGTGGCCGTGCTGATCCTCGGCGGCACGATCGCGCTGCTACCGCTGATGAAGACGAACTTCCTCGGCGACTCGGGCCAGAACACGTTCCAGGTCAGCCAGGAGCTGCCCGTCGGCACCAGCCTGGCAGCGCTCGACACGGCATCGACTGGCGTCGAGAAGACGCTGCGTGAGACCGACGGCGTCGAGATCGTGCAGACCTCGATCGGCGGCGGCACCGGGCTGCAGGCCGTGTTCGGCGGCGGCAGCTCCAGCATCACCTACTCGATCACCACCGCCGACGGCTCCGACAACGCGGCGATCCAGGCGTCGGTGCGCACCGAGCTCGACAAGCTGAAGGATGTCGGAACCATCACCATCGCCTCCTCGAGCGGCTTCGGCGCCTCCAGCGACATCGAGGTCGACATCACCGCGTCGAGCGCGGCCGACCTGCAGCAGGCGACCGACACGATCCAGGCCGCCGTCAAGAAACTCGACTCGGTCTCGCAGACCAGCAGCAACCTCTCCGAGTCCCGCACCTACATCGGCGTGCAGGTCGACAGGGATGCCGCGGCGCAGGCCGGCTACAGCGAGGTCGCGCTCGGGAGCGTGGTGTCGCAGGCGATGCAGCCCCGCCAGGCCGGCACGGTCGTGATCGACGAGAACACGCTCACCATCTACATCGCCTCGGAGAACCCGCCGGCCACGATCGAGGCGCTCGCCGCGCTGGAGGTCCAGACCGTGGCCGGGCCGGTGCAGCTGGACTCGCTGGCGACCGTCGCGCAGGTGGAGGGGCCGGCATCCATCACCACGGTGCGTGGGCTTCGCAGCGCGACCGTCACAGCCACCCCGAACAGTGACGACCTCGGCACCGCGAGCGCCGAGGTCTCCCAGGCGGTCAAGGCCGCCGACATCCCCGCCGGCACGACCGCGTCGATCGGCGGTGTCACGGCCGACCAGGCTGACGCGTTCTCGCAGCTCGGGCTGGCCCTGCTGGTCGCGATCCTGATCGTGTACATGGTGATGGTGGCGACGTTCCGCTCGCTGCTGCAGCCGTTGCTGCTGCTCGTGTCGGTGCCGTTCGCGGCGACCGGTGCGATCGCCCTGCAGGTCATCTCGGGGGTTCCGCTCGGCGTCGCCTCGCTGATCGGCGTGCTCATGCTGATCGGCATCGTCGTGACCAACGCCATCGTGCTCATCGACCTGGTGAACCAGTACCGCGACCGGGGAATGACTGTGCGCGATGCGCTCGAGCACGGCTCGTCCCGGCGTCTGCGGCCGATTCTCATGACGGCGCTCGCCACCATCTTCGCGCTGCTGCCGATGGCGCTCGGCATCACCGGTCACGGCGGCTTCATCTCGCAGCCGCTCGCGCTCGTCGTCATCGGCGGACTCGTCTCGTCGACGGCGCTGACGCTCGTCGTGCTGCCGGTGCTGTACTCGCTGGTCGAGGGCGGCCGCGAGAAGCGCAAACTGCGCAAGGCGGCGGCCGCGGAGGATGCCGGCCCCGCGGCCGAGCCGGAGCCCGCGCCGGCTCCGGCTGGCTGA
- a CDS encoding LacI family DNA-binding transcriptional regulator, giving the protein MTRRATIREVARLADVSLGTISNYLNDNKPIAPETRERIESAIAQLGFIPNAGVRVMRGGRSHAIAFLIPDSGNPFLAEVARGIEDVAIGAGHVVVTCNTDGDPEREEHYARALSEMRVVGAVAMAMSASETALRRLETSGAPVVILGGGSHGFGFPGIDVENTHGGYIAMRHLLSLGHRDVVFVGGPGAEPQIEDRFLGALRALDEAGVERSRLRRVNATGNTTAARREAAERIVDEIPDATAAFCANDMIALTLESVLLHRGVAVPGQFAIVGYDDIESAELAPVPLTTIRQPQYDLGRAAAELVLELASGDSAAGRTRSFEPELVVRGSTVPQL; this is encoded by the coding sequence ATGACCCGGCGAGCGACAATCCGTGAGGTTGCCCGGCTCGCTGACGTCTCACTGGGCACGATCTCGAACTACCTCAACGACAACAAGCCGATCGCACCAGAGACGCGCGAGCGCATCGAGTCGGCGATCGCGCAGTTGGGGTTCATCCCGAACGCCGGAGTGCGCGTCATGCGCGGTGGGCGCAGCCACGCGATCGCCTTCCTCATCCCCGATTCGGGCAACCCGTTCCTTGCGGAGGTCGCTCGCGGAATCGAGGACGTCGCCATCGGCGCCGGGCACGTTGTCGTGACCTGCAACACCGACGGGGACCCGGAACGTGAGGAACACTACGCGCGCGCCTTGTCGGAGATGCGCGTTGTCGGCGCCGTCGCGATGGCGATGAGCGCGAGCGAGACCGCGCTCCGCCGGCTCGAGACCAGCGGTGCCCCCGTCGTGATCCTCGGTGGTGGCAGCCACGGCTTCGGGTTCCCGGGGATCGACGTTGAGAACACGCATGGCGGGTACATCGCGATGCGCCATTTGCTCTCGCTGGGCCATCGAGACGTTGTATTCGTCGGCGGCCCCGGCGCCGAACCGCAGATCGAAGACCGCTTCCTGGGGGCCCTGCGCGCGCTTGATGAGGCCGGTGTCGAGCGTTCCAGGCTCCGCCGGGTGAATGCGACGGGCAACACGACGGCTGCCCGCCGCGAGGCTGCCGAGCGAATCGTCGATGAGATTCCCGATGCAACCGCGGCGTTCTGCGCCAACGACATGATCGCGCTCACCCTGGAGTCGGTGCTGCTCCACCGGGGAGTCGCCGTGCCGGGGCAGTTTGCGATCGTGGGCTACGACGATATCGAGAGCGCGGAGCTCGCGCCCGTTCCCCTGACGACGATTCGCCAGCCGCAGTACGACCTCGGTCGTGCCGCCGCTGAGCTGGTGCTGGAACTCGCCTCCGGTGACAGCGCGGCCGGCCGCACCCGTTCGTTCGAGCCGGAGCTCGTTGTGCGGGGATCCACGGTCCCGCAGCTGTGA
- a CDS encoding glycosyl hydrolase family 28 protein produces the protein MHLTPRPHHHRALTTRRTLASVLALTLVALTFALSAPTRSWADTGTIQTWQPPSGTASNPDFAVAVRASGTSSWTNLFTYRVKLGHQDGSTFDASMVNFDFTGTIDVRVSYNAAPLTSYEIRPSSYAIAGTQSSNTVTFPLTQNTDAPRKLVFRANGSWEGATLHLLTNPLEVNAPDPSAANVFTVQPGQEAPLQLPQGKDTYYFAAGEHTLPRGMWAEFDLGAEYPLDRIQLAQSTFQIGIGMTPTAYPNKYTVETKRAASDPYTLAVDGRSNTQTGEVTNTFTPRAARYIRVKLLGSATATGFQFSNAVSEFRAFAGSSGNLAQGRAAAGAMPNFATIADGSTTSAYASESGYGNWHSGETFFIRESSTVYLAPGSLVHGAFGSDGISNITIRGRGILDGSTLTHDVAGQGEVRTGSIWLTGGSDNTVEGITILDPTMWTVVMNFATRPKVKNINILAYEVNADGIHFSGSSDGLVSGVFIRTPDDNIVMYHYGTGRRNVFTNSVFWGDDAHIFLFGLGTVPNAEISDITVSNSDVLNQQGVYDLDKFNGVMKVWPNGNNHTSNITFSNIRIDSFRDPSKAVVFQLRSDERFAGEGGGTISNVTLSGIQVNGTGERASTIAGTGAITGVQIAGYTRAGATVSNPTNGNFAISGLVSDVKVNGTNIPTGPPSSLRNTSFEAPSMPGSFQYTPSGSEWTYFREAGIASNGSLFGVGLYGAANAPDGSQVGFVQKRGRLEQSFGSAPVGASYRVRFSLAARPGDAAPQTVKVTFDNVLLGSYTPGSTSYVEFTTPPITQGGGTHTIGFEGTTDADRTAFIDRVSVIPG, from the coding sequence ATGCACCTCACACCGCGACCCCATCATCACAGGGCGCTCACGACCCGCAGAACACTCGCGAGCGTTCTTGCCCTCACACTCGTAGCCCTGACCTTCGCGCTCTCGGCGCCCACGCGAAGCTGGGCCGACACCGGCACGATCCAGACCTGGCAGCCGCCAAGCGGCACCGCGTCCAACCCCGACTTCGCGGTGGCGGTCAGGGCCAGCGGCACCAGCAGTTGGACGAACCTTTTCACCTACCGGGTCAAACTGGGGCACCAGGACGGAAGCACTTTCGACGCGTCCATGGTGAACTTCGACTTCACGGGAACCATCGACGTGCGGGTGAGCTACAACGCGGCTCCCCTCACGAGCTACGAGATCAGGCCATCCTCCTACGCCATCGCTGGCACCCAGAGCTCGAACACGGTGACGTTCCCCCTCACCCAGAACACGGATGCGCCACGCAAACTCGTGTTTCGTGCCAACGGCTCGTGGGAGGGCGCAACGCTCCACCTGCTGACCAATCCGCTCGAGGTCAACGCCCCTGATCCCAGCGCGGCGAACGTCTTCACCGTTCAACCGGGGCAGGAGGCGCCGCTGCAGCTGCCGCAAGGAAAGGACACCTACTACTTCGCGGCAGGCGAGCACACCCTCCCCCGTGGGATGTGGGCGGAGTTTGATCTGGGTGCGGAGTATCCCCTCGATCGCATCCAGCTGGCCCAATCCACGTTTCAGATCGGGATCGGCATGACGCCGACGGCGTACCCCAACAAGTACACGGTCGAGACCAAACGCGCCGCGTCCGATCCGTACACCCTCGCCGTCGACGGGCGCAGCAACACCCAGACCGGTGAGGTGACGAATACGTTCACACCACGCGCCGCCCGCTACATCCGTGTGAAGCTGCTGGGCAGCGCCACGGCAACGGGGTTCCAGTTCTCCAACGCGGTGTCCGAGTTTCGGGCCTTCGCCGGTTCCTCCGGCAACCTTGCCCAGGGCCGCGCTGCCGCCGGCGCCATGCCCAACTTCGCAACGATCGCCGACGGCAGCACGACGAGCGCCTACGCCTCCGAAAGCGGCTACGGCAATTGGCACTCCGGAGAGACGTTCTTCATCCGCGAGTCGTCAACCGTCTACCTCGCCCCCGGATCGCTCGTACACGGCGCGTTCGGATCCGACGGAATCAGCAACATCACCATCCGAGGTCGCGGCATCCTCGATGGGAGCACGCTCACCCACGACGTCGCCGGGCAAGGAGAGGTGCGCACCGGATCGATCTGGCTCACGGGAGGCAGTGACAACACTGTGGAAGGCATCACGATCCTGGATCCGACGATGTGGACCGTCGTGATGAACTTTGCGACCCGACCGAAGGTGAAGAACATCAACATCCTCGCCTACGAGGTGAACGCCGACGGCATCCACTTCAGCGGCTCCTCCGACGGGCTGGTGAGCGGCGTCTTCATCCGCACGCCCGACGACAACATCGTGATGTACCACTACGGCACCGGGCGACGGAATGTCTTCACGAACAGCGTCTTCTGGGGCGATGACGCTCACATCTTCCTGTTCGGTCTCGGTACTGTGCCGAACGCCGAAATCAGTGACATCACTGTGAGCAACAGTGATGTGCTCAACCAGCAGGGCGTGTACGACCTCGACAAGTTCAACGGCGTGATGAAGGTCTGGCCCAACGGCAACAACCACACCTCGAACATCACGTTCAGCAACATCCGAATCGACTCGTTCCGCGACCCGTCCAAGGCCGTTGTGTTCCAGTTGCGCAGTGACGAACGCTTCGCGGGAGAAGGAGGCGGCACGATCTCGAATGTCACACTGTCCGGCATCCAGGTGAACGGAACCGGAGAGCGCGCCTCGACGATTGCGGGAACTGGGGCGATCACCGGGGTGCAGATCGCCGGCTACACGCGCGCCGGCGCAACGGTGAGCAACCCGACGAATGGAAACTTCGCGATCTCTGGGCTCGTTTCTGACGTCAAGGTCAACGGGACGAACATTCCCACCGGGCCGCCGTCGTCGCTGCGCAACACGAGCTTCGAGGCGCCCAGCATGCCGGGATCGTTCCAATACACACCCTCCGGATCTGAATGGACCTACTTTCGCGAGGCGGGTATCGCAAGCAACGGCAGCCTGTTCGGGGTCGGCCTGTACGGAGCCGCAAACGCACCGGACGGCTCCCAGGTCGGGTTCGTGCAGAAGCGCGGCCGGCTTGAACAGAGTTTCGGAAGCGCGCCGGTCGGGGCTTCGTACCGCGTGCGCTTCTCACTCGCGGCCCGCCCCGGCGACGCGGCACCGCAGACCGTCAAGGTGACGTTCGACAACGTCCTTCTCGGAAGCTACACCCCAGGAAGTACCAGCTACGTGGAGTTCACCACACCGCCCATCACGCAAGGCGGAGGAACCCACACGATCGGGTTCGAGGGCACAACGGATGCCGACAGGACCGCGTTCATCGACCGCGTGAGCGTGATCCCCGGCTAG
- a CDS encoding SAM-dependent methyltransferase, whose product MTDFDKDYWERKHQDESHTSAASGTLDTVPHPYLATETAGLTPGTALDAGCGTGAEVVWLADHGWQVTGADISSTALARAAARAADAGLSDKVSWVEADLTTWEPEHQFDLVASSYAHPTIAQLDFYERIARWVAPGGTLLLVGHLHDSSGQQHEHGHEHEHEHGHGHRPPAEATVTLDDIRGRFASAGWQVETAEEHDRTLTSPGGQQVSLRDVVVRATRA is encoded by the coding sequence ATGACGGACTTCGACAAGGACTACTGGGAACGGAAGCACCAGGACGAGAGCCACACGAGCGCGGCGTCCGGCACCCTCGACACCGTGCCGCATCCGTACCTCGCGACCGAGACCGCCGGCCTGACCCCCGGCACGGCGCTGGATGCCGGCTGCGGCACCGGTGCGGAGGTGGTCTGGCTGGCCGACCACGGCTGGCAGGTCACCGGCGCCGACATCTCGTCCACCGCCCTCGCCCGGGCGGCGGCGCGCGCTGCCGACGCCGGCCTCTCAGACAAGGTGAGCTGGGTCGAGGCTGACCTGACCACATGGGAGCCGGAGCACCAGTTCGACCTGGTCGCCAGCAGCTACGCGCACCCGACCATCGCGCAGCTCGATTTCTATGAACGCATCGCGCGCTGGGTCGCCCCCGGCGGCACGCTGCTGCTCGTCGGCCACCTGCACGACTCCTCTGGGCAGCAGCACGAGCACGGGCACGAGCACGAGCACGAGCACGGCCACGGCCACCGCCCGCCCGCCGAGGCCACCGTCACCCTCGACGATATCCGGGGGCGCTTCGCGTCGGCCGGCTGGCAGGTGGAGACGGCCGAGGAACATGACCGCACGCTCACCAGCCCCGGCGGCCAGCAGGTCTCGCTGCGCGACGTCGTGGTGCGCGCCACCCGGGCCTGA
- a CDS encoding L-lactate dehydrogenase, producing MTLTRGTKLTVVGAGSVGSSLAYAALIRNSAREVVLYDIATAKVEAEVLDLAHGTPFAGPSSISGGSDIDLTADSDVVVITAGAKQQPGQTRLELAGVNVRILEAMLPQLVALSPNAVFILVTNPCDVLTAVAERITDLPKGRIFSSGTVLDSARLRWLVAEAAGVAPQSVHTLIVGEHGDTEFPLWSAATIGQTPLSAWTDADGTALFPRERLETLTHDVVNAAYKIIEGKGATNYAIGLSGARIVEAVLRDERSILPVSSVLHGYRGIDGVALSLPSIVGAGGVQRVLDVAFDAREEELLHHSAEALRRSIELFA from the coding sequence ATGACGCTCACTCGCGGAACCAAGCTCACCGTTGTCGGAGCCGGAAGCGTCGGGTCGTCGCTGGCCTACGCCGCGCTCATCCGAAACTCGGCCCGCGAGGTCGTGCTCTACGACATCGCCACGGCCAAGGTCGAGGCCGAGGTGCTCGACCTCGCGCACGGTACCCCTTTCGCCGGGCCGTCGAGCATCAGCGGCGGCAGCGACATCGACCTCACGGCCGACTCGGATGTGGTCGTCATCACCGCGGGCGCAAAGCAGCAGCCGGGGCAGACCCGGCTCGAACTGGCCGGCGTCAACGTGCGCATCCTTGAGGCGATGCTGCCCCAGCTGGTCGCGCTGTCGCCGAACGCCGTGTTCATCCTCGTCACGAACCCCTGCGACGTGCTGACGGCCGTGGCCGAACGCATCACCGACCTGCCGAAGGGGCGCATCTTCAGCTCGGGCACCGTGCTGGACTCCGCCCGGCTGCGCTGGCTCGTCGCCGAGGCGGCCGGCGTGGCCCCGCAGAGCGTGCACACGCTCATCGTCGGCGAGCACGGCGACACCGAGTTCCCGCTCTGGTCGGCGGCGACGATCGGCCAGACGCCGCTGAGCGCCTGGACGGATGCCGACGGCACCGCGCTGTTCCCTCGGGAACGCCTCGAGACGCTCACCCACGACGTCGTCAACGCCGCGTACAAGATCATCGAGGGCAAGGGCGCCACCAACTACGCGATCGGCCTCTCCGGCGCCCGTATCGTCGAGGCGGTGCTGCGCGACGAGCGCAGCATCCTGCCCGTCTCCAGCGTGTTGCACGGCTACCGCGGCATCGACGGGGTGGCGCTCAGCCTGCCGTCGATCGTTGGCGCCGGCGGGGTGCAGCGGGTGCTCGACGTCGCGTTCGATGCCCGCGAGGAGGAGCTGCTGCACCATTCCGCCGAAGCGCTGCGCCGCTCGATCGAGCTGTTCGCGTAG